Within Bacteroidota bacterium, the genomic segment GCTTGCCATTTTCTCTCGCTCATCCGGGCTGCGAAGTAGGTACTCGACATTTGCTGCCAGCATTTTTTCATCAGATATTAGCCTAACTGCACCGCAGTGTAGCAGACTGTTATAGGCTTCCCTGAAATTAAGAACAGCATGTCCCG encodes:
- a CDS encoding 3-deoxy-D-manno-octulosonic acid transferase, translated to GHAVLNFREAYNSLLHCGAVRLISDEKMLAANVEYLLRSPDEREKMASSAKEALESMQGSLKRTKHILDSYLFPLTVKRGLEEFR